A window from Telopea speciosissima isolate NSW1024214 ecotype Mountain lineage chromosome 8, Tspe_v1, whole genome shotgun sequence encodes these proteins:
- the LOC122670394 gene encoding uncharacterized protein LOC122670394 translates to MQTIRFDFNPKLCFRWCLFTPSMEASQAATFKTVNLLTAFASRRATNPTTSIPPGPSSRQTMLGLCAASGTNTTCLNPNPKHHFSFLTRCSTKPDIDSDNTTNENPIVDTAPNSNTLQVQPSASPSNQTNSYSPSRGLVFDLGTGSSWDSQEIGYPVVKRYLSDDDERWFMWYHGSSDAIPSSDSIGLAVSSNGIHWERGAGAVRSSTETGMVMNCSKDWWAFDTESVRPSDVVIMSSTKVRASSAVYWLYYTGFSSEKVEISGVHQLLEENQRGTDRDERGGVTHVSRSLPGLAISQDGRHWARIEGEHHSGALFDVGTNAEWDSLFVATPRVVFHSNGDLRMYYHSFDANCGQFALGIARSRDGIRWVKLGKILGGGPKGSFDELGVMNAHVVGNRKDGGYVMAYEGLSADGQRSIGLAVSPDGLKGWERYSERAIFGPSVEQDGWDNQGVGSPCLVQMDGDAEDWRLYYKGIGKGGRSGIGLAVSEGSGFRRFRRWTGFHL, encoded by the coding sequence ATGCAGACCATTAGATTTGATTTTAACCCAAAACTCTGTTTCCGTTGGTGTCTCTTCACTCCTTCAATGGAAGCATCACAGGCAGCAACGTTCAAAACCGTTAACCTCCTCACTGCCTTCGCCTCTCGAAGAGCAACAAATCCTACTACCTCAATCCCTCCGGGACCTTCTTCCAGGCAAACCATGCTTGGTCTCTGTGCTGCTTCTGGAACCAATACAACTTGCCTAAACCCGAACCCTAAGCACCACTTTTCTTTCCTCACTCGCTGCTCCACCAAACCAGATATTGACAGCGACAACACAACCAACGAGAACCCAATTGTCGACACAGCCCCGAATTCAAACACTCTTCAAGTGCAACCGTCAGCTTCTCCTTCCAATCAAACAAATTCCTATTCACCCTCTAGAGgtttggtgtttgatcttggtACCGGGAGCTCCTGGGACAGCCAAGAGATCGGATATCCTGTTGTGAAAAGATACCTCAGCGATGACGATGAGAGGTGGTTTATGTGGTATCATGGAAGCTCGGATGCAATTCCCTCTTCTGATTCCATAGGACTAGCTGTTTCAAGCAATGGAATTCATTGGGAGAGAGGTGCAGGAGCTGTTCGATCAAGCACAGAAACAGGGATGGTTATGAACTGTAGCAAAGATTGGTGGGCTTTTGACACTGAGAGTGTCAGGCCTTCTGATGTCGTGATCATGTCCAGTACAAAGGTCAGAGCTTCCAGTGCTGTTTACTGGCTTTACTACACTGGTTTTAGTTCTGAGAAGGTGGAGATTTCAGGTGTTCATCAACTCTTGGAAGAAAACCAACGAGGAACTGATCGAGATGAAAGAGGTGGCGTAACGCACGTTTCAAGATCGTTGCCGGGATTAGCAATCAGTCAAGACGGGCGACACTGGGCTCGGATTGAAGGGGAACATCACAGTGGTGCACTGTTTGATGTGGGCACAAATGCTGAATGGGATTCACTATTTGTTGCGACACCCAGAGTTGTTTTCCACAGTAATGGAGATCTCAGGATGTACTATCACTCATTTGATGCAAATTGTGGGCAGTTTGCCTTAGGAATTGCCAGGTCAAGAGATGGGATTAGATGGGTAAAGCTTGGGAAGATACTCGGGGGAGGACCTAAGGGTTCATTTGATGAGTTAGGTGTGATGAATGCACATGTGGTTGGAAACAGGAAGGATGGGGGTTATGTAATGGCATATGAAGGTCTTTCTGCAGATGGGCAGAGGAGCATTGGACTAGCAGTATCTCCTGATGGGTTGAAGGGCTGGGAGAGGTACAGTGAGAGAGCAATTTTTGGGCCATCTGTGGAACAAGATGGATGGGATAATCAAGGAGTGGGATCCCCATGTCTGGTTCAGATGGATGGTGATGCTGAAGACTGGAGGCTGTACTATAAAGgtataggaaagggaggaaggaGTGGAATAGGGTTGGCAGTTTCTGAAGGCAGTGGGTTTAGAAGATTCAGAAGATGGACGGGTTTTCATCTCTAA
- the LOC122672069 gene encoding Werner Syndrome-like exonuclease, giving the protein MASYSVEVGGGVKVQTTVVKTASMVDTFVGELKNLCAGNTKPIIGLDLEWNSNSADPKVAILQLCVGTRCLIIQLRYLNVVPASLKNLISDPAVSFVGVGVTEDVAKLLKDYGIECKNAIELGPLAARVYGKTTEYAKKGLADLALEVVGFHMEKHPNVSCSNWDNETLTNEQIKYATIDAYASYLIGKKLLIG; this is encoded by the coding sequence ATGGCTTCTTACAGTGTAGAAGTTGGAGGTGGTGTTAAGGTTCAAACCACAGTAGTCAAGACTGCTTCAATGGTGGACACTTTTGTTGGGGAACTGAAGAATCTCTGTGCAGGCAACACAAAGCCTATCATTGGGCTGGATCTGGAGTGGAATTCCAACTCGGCAGACCCAAAGGTTGCAATTCTGCAGCTTTGCGTAGGCACTAGATGCCTTATTATACAGCTGCGTTACCTTAATGTTGTCCCTGCATCTCTGAAGAACTTAATATCTGATCCTGCTGTCTCTTTTGTTGGTGTTGGAGTCACTGAAGATGTTGCTAAGCTCCTCAAGGATTATGGGATTGAATGTAAGAATGCTATTGAGTTGGGCCCACTTGCTGCTAGGGTTTATGGGAAGACGACTGAGTATGCAAAGAAAGGGTTAGCTGATTTGGCCCTTGAAGTTGTAGGGTTTCATATGGAGAAGCACCCAAATGTGAGTTGCTCCAACTGGGACAATGAGACTCTCACTAATGAACAGATCAAATATGCAACTATTGATGCATATGCTTCCTACCTCATTGGGAAGAAGCTCTTGATTGGATGA